From Streptomyces sp. NBC_00775, one genomic window encodes:
- a CDS encoding acetylxylan esterase, translated as MALFDLPLDELRDYRSASAEPEDFDAFWAKTLQGAREHELDARFEPVETALKTLKVYDVTFAGFGGHPIKGWLTVPAWANSPLPTVVEFVGYGGGRGLPHTHLLWASAGFAHFVMDTRGQGSAWGGGGETPDPVGSGPAFPGYMTRGVDAPENYYYRRVFTDAVRAVEAARSHPLVDAARVAALGGSQGGGITIAVGGLVPDLAAIVPDVPFLCDFPRSTTITDRSPYREIGNYLKTHRGHTADILRTLSYFDGVHFAARGRAPALFSVGLEDQTCPPSSVFAAFNAWAHDDKKIEVYDFNDHEGGGPYQEAAQLRWLPSHL; from the coding sequence ATGGCCCTGTTCGACCTCCCCCTCGACGAACTCCGCGACTACCGCAGCGCGTCCGCCGAGCCCGAGGACTTCGACGCCTTCTGGGCCAAGACACTCCAGGGGGCCCGTGAGCACGAGCTCGACGCCCGCTTCGAGCCGGTCGAGACAGCCCTCAAGACCCTCAAGGTCTACGACGTCACCTTCGCCGGATTCGGCGGGCACCCCATCAAGGGCTGGCTGACGGTGCCGGCCTGGGCCAACTCGCCCCTGCCCACGGTCGTCGAGTTCGTCGGGTACGGCGGCGGTCGCGGCCTTCCGCACACACATCTGCTGTGGGCCTCGGCGGGCTTCGCGCACTTCGTCATGGACACGCGCGGCCAGGGCAGCGCCTGGGGCGGTGGCGGCGAGACCCCGGACCCGGTGGGCAGCGGGCCCGCGTTCCCCGGCTACATGACCCGCGGTGTCGACGCTCCCGAGAACTACTACTACCGCCGGGTGTTCACGGACGCGGTGCGCGCGGTGGAGGCGGCCCGCTCGCATCCGCTGGTCGACGCGGCTCGCGTCGCGGCCCTCGGCGGGAGCCAGGGCGGCGGCATCACCATCGCGGTGGGCGGCCTGGTCCCCGATCTGGCCGCGATCGTGCCGGACGTGCCGTTCCTGTGCGACTTCCCCCGCTCGACGACCATCACGGACCGCTCTCCGTACCGGGAGATCGGGAACTACCTCAAGACCCACCGCGGGCACACCGCCGACATCCTGCGCACGCTCTCCTACTTCGACGGCGTGCACTTCGCGGCACGCGGCCGGGCGCCCGCCCTCTTCTCGGTGGGCCTGGAGGACCAGACCTGCCCGCCCTCCTCGGTCTTCGCCGCGTTCAACGCGTGGGCCCACGACGACAAGAAGATCGAGGTGTACGACTTCAACGACCACGAGGGCGGCGGCCCCTACCAAGAGGCGGCCCAGCTCCGCTGGCTGCCCTCGCACCTCTGA
- a CDS encoding GntR family transcriptional regulator — protein MARTTHPSDHEPRYSRIATQLLGDLRDGSIPPGERLPGERELATRFGVSRETVRQALQMLRRGGLVSTDRRGSHATLPGTTAEHVPSLDFPVGAHTTEPCAVQRTTVNWEAPSPEHAQALGLAPRRPTLVHRYESAAADGTGLRTAVTSFSTVAVTEVEELARYRDRADGTASAQLRRAYDWMRKAGLTLYHRDSITRLPQSVRVTRRVHDQYDRPLEITDLMVDAQQDALVYEFTLPAAG, from the coding sequence ATGGCCCGCACCACCCATCCATCCGACCACGAGCCCCGTTACTCGCGGATCGCCACCCAGCTGCTCGGCGACCTGCGCGACGGGTCGATTCCGCCCGGTGAACGCCTGCCGGGAGAGCGGGAGTTGGCCACCCGGTTCGGAGTGAGCCGCGAGACCGTACGGCAGGCGCTGCAGATGCTGCGGCGCGGCGGTCTGGTCTCCACCGACCGGCGCGGCAGCCACGCCACCCTGCCCGGCACCACCGCCGAGCACGTCCCGTCCCTCGACTTCCCCGTCGGGGCGCACACCACCGAACCGTGCGCCGTCCAACGCACCACCGTGAACTGGGAGGCTCCCTCGCCGGAACACGCGCAGGCCCTGGGACTCGCGCCGCGCCGACCGACGCTGGTCCACCGCTATGAGTCGGCCGCGGCGGACGGCACCGGACTGCGCACCGCCGTGACGTCCTTCTCCACGGTCGCGGTGACCGAGGTCGAGGAGCTGGCCCGCTACCGCGACCGCGCGGACGGCACCGCGTCGGCGCAGCTGCGGCGGGCCTACGACTGGATGCGCAAGGCGGGGCTGACCCTGTACCACCGGGACTCGATCACCCGGCTGCCGCAGTCCGTACGGGTCACCCGGCGCGTGCACGACCAGTACGACCGGCCCCTGGAGATCACCGACCTCATGGTGGACGCCCAACAGGATGCCCTGGTCTATGAGTTCACACTGCCGGCGGCCGGATGA
- a CDS encoding serine hydrolase domain-containing protein — MSQHAPDVQGHCDAHFSAVRVAFEENFRDRGELGAAVTVTLGGETVVDLWGGWADAARTRTWERETLVNVWSTSKGPTSLCAHILADRGLLDFDAPVAVYWPEFAAAGKENVLVRHLLSHRAGLSGLREPHTFAELCDWELTVDRLAAQEPWWEPGTRSGYHALTFGHLVGEVVRRVSGLLPGEFLEREVTGPLGIGFTIGLPEKETDRAAELVHPPAAPSSEQAAIFAQLAPAALAALTNPPVGANEANTPQWRAAEIPAANGHGTARAVAALYGIFARRGSYGSRQVLSPEAAERVREGQGSCRDLVLGAGFEHETEVGLGLWLSGPNGSYGPNPRAFGHDGFGGSCGLADPEAGVSLGYVMNRMGPHIADDPRKMALVDALYGAL; from the coding sequence ATGTCCCAGCACGCGCCTGATGTTCAAGGCCACTGCGACGCGCATTTCTCGGCGGTGCGCGTCGCGTTCGAGGAGAACTTCCGCGACCGCGGTGAACTGGGCGCGGCCGTGACGGTCACGCTCGGCGGGGAGACCGTGGTGGATCTGTGGGGCGGCTGGGCCGACGCGGCGCGCACCCGCACCTGGGAGCGGGAGACGCTGGTCAACGTGTGGTCGACGTCGAAGGGACCGACGTCGCTGTGCGCGCACATCCTGGCCGATCGGGGGCTGCTCGACTTCGACGCCCCGGTGGCCGTGTACTGGCCGGAGTTCGCGGCTGCGGGCAAGGAGAACGTCCTGGTACGGCATCTGCTGTCGCACCGGGCGGGGCTGTCAGGGCTCCGTGAGCCGCACACGTTCGCCGAGCTGTGCGACTGGGAGCTGACCGTGGATCGTCTCGCCGCCCAGGAGCCCTGGTGGGAGCCGGGTACGCGGTCCGGCTATCACGCGCTGACGTTCGGTCACCTGGTCGGCGAGGTGGTGCGGCGGGTTTCGGGGCTGCTGCCCGGGGAGTTCCTGGAGCGGGAGGTGACCGGGCCGCTCGGGATCGGCTTCACGATCGGGCTGCCGGAGAAGGAGACGGACCGCGCGGCCGAGCTGGTGCATCCGCCGGCCGCGCCGAGCAGCGAACAGGCGGCGATCTTCGCCCAGTTGGCGCCCGCCGCGCTGGCCGCGCTCACCAACCCGCCGGTGGGAGCCAACGAGGCGAACACGCCGCAGTGGCGGGCCGCCGAGATCCCGGCCGCCAACGGTCATGGGACGGCCCGCGCGGTCGCCGCGCTGTACGGGATCTTCGCCCGGCGCGGTTCGTACGGTTCCCGGCAGGTGCTCTCGCCGGAGGCCGCCGAGCGGGTGCGCGAGGGGCAGGGCAGCTGCCGTGACCTGGTGCTGGGCGCCGGGTTCGAGCACGAGACGGAGGTCGGGCTCGGCCTGTGGCTGAGCGGGCCCAACGGGTCCTACGGTCCCAACCCGAGGGCTTTCGGACACGACGGCTTCGGCGGCTCCTGTGGTCTCGCCGACCCCGAGGCGGGCGTCTCGCTGGGCTACGTCATGAACCGCATGGGCCCGCACATCGCCGACGACCCAAGGAAGATGGCGCTCGTCGACGCCCTGTACGGCGCGCTCTGA
- a CDS encoding ferredoxin reductase gives MTETFVPPTRFAVPGRIAVSNRAAATWQTATLTEIRRETPHAATFRFAVPHWTGHLPGQHLMLRLRAEDGYLAQRHYSIASPPDDAGHIELTLDHVEGGEVSGWFHTVARPGDSVEVRGPLSGFFAWPGDRPALLIGAGSGVVPLMSMLRHHRARDLDVPLRLLVSARTSEALIYAREYGEETTPVFTRGAPDGVPVGRMAAAHVAPLLAEQPPGGWEAYVCGSNGFAEHVSRLLVEAGQPVDRIRIERFG, from the coding sequence ATGACCGAGACCTTCGTGCCGCCCACGCGGTTCGCCGTGCCCGGGCGGATCGCCGTGAGCAACCGCGCCGCGGCCACCTGGCAGACGGCCACGCTCACCGAGATCCGCCGGGAGACGCCGCACGCGGCCACCTTCCGGTTCGCGGTCCCGCACTGGACGGGGCATCTGCCGGGGCAGCATCTGATGCTGCGGCTGAGGGCCGAGGACGGGTATCTGGCGCAGCGCCACTACTCCATCGCGTCACCGCCCGACGACGCCGGCCACATCGAGCTGACCCTTGACCATGTCGAGGGCGGCGAGGTCTCCGGCTGGTTCCACACCGTGGCCAGGCCCGGCGACTCGGTCGAGGTGCGCGGGCCGCTCAGCGGCTTCTTCGCCTGGCCCGGCGACCGGCCCGCGCTGCTCATCGGCGCCGGCTCCGGTGTCGTCCCGCTGATGTCGATGCTGCGCCACCACCGCGCACGGGATCTGGACGTGCCGCTGCGGCTGCTCGTCTCCGCCCGCACCTCCGAAGCACTCATCTACGCGCGGGAGTACGGCGAGGAGACCACACCCGTCTTCACGCGCGGCGCGCCGGACGGTGTGCCGGTCGGACGCATGGCGGCCGCACATGTGGCACCGCTCCTGGCCGAGCAGCCTCCCGGTGGGTGGGAGGCCTATGTGTGCGGCTCCAACGGGTTCGCGGAGCACGTCTCCCGGTTGCTGGTGGAGGCGGGCCAGCCCGTGGACCGGATCCGCATCGAGCGCTTCGGCTGA
- a CDS encoding nuclear transport factor 2 family protein, protein MDTAQAARRFVRVWERSWAAHDVDAILELYAADCVHRSMPFREPHRGPDELAAYIRWSFAAEHTTDVRFSEPIVGQDGLAVAEFRVLAEEDGQPSTLAGCVFVRFDAEGLAVETRDYWHTITGHQEPTGSLFLI, encoded by the coding sequence ATGGACACGGCTCAGGCGGCGCGGCGCTTCGTCCGGGTGTGGGAACGGTCCTGGGCGGCCCACGACGTCGACGCGATCCTGGAGTTGTACGCCGCCGACTGCGTCCACCGTTCCATGCCGTTCCGCGAGCCGCACCGGGGCCCGGACGAACTCGCCGCGTATATACGGTGGTCCTTCGCGGCCGAGCACACGACCGACGTTCGGTTCTCCGAACCGATCGTCGGACAGGATGGTCTGGCGGTCGCCGAGTTCCGCGTCCTCGCGGAGGAGGACGGACAGCCGTCGACACTGGCGGGCTGCGTCTTCGTGCGCTTCGACGCGGAGGGTCTGGCCGTGGAGACCCGTGACTACTGGCACACCATCACGGGCCATCAGGAGCCGACCGGCTCTCTCTTCCTCATCTAG
- a CDS encoding sulfite oxidase-like oxidoreductase — MNVTRGFTGRPRANNAGLPPGQYDAGDDWPVLSAEVTPDLAPADWTFRVDGLVAEERTWSWEQAHALPASAYEGDIHCVTSWSKFGVRFGGVSLDAFLDAVRPDASATHAVAYSHSGYTTNLPLADLTGGRAWIAWEYDGKPLPAEHGGPARLIVPHLYFWKSAKWIAGLRILDHDEPGFWEQNGYHARGNPWEEQRYSGD, encoded by the coding sequence ATGAACGTCACGCGAGGCTTCACCGGGCGCCCGCGCGCCAACAACGCCGGACTGCCGCCCGGCCAGTACGACGCGGGCGACGACTGGCCCGTCCTGTCCGCCGAGGTCACCCCCGACCTCGCGCCCGCCGACTGGACCTTCCGGGTCGACGGCCTGGTCGCCGAGGAGCGCACCTGGAGCTGGGAGCAGGCGCACGCGCTGCCCGCTTCGGCGTACGAGGGCGACATCCACTGCGTGACGAGCTGGTCGAAGTTCGGGGTGCGCTTCGGGGGCGTGTCCCTGGACGCGTTCCTGGACGCCGTACGCCCGGACGCGAGCGCGACCCACGCGGTCGCCTACTCGCACAGCGGGTACACCACGAACCTGCCGCTCGCCGACCTCACCGGTGGCCGTGCCTGGATCGCGTGGGAGTACGACGGGAAGCCGCTGCCCGCCGAACACGGCGGCCCGGCGCGGCTGATCGTGCCGCACCTGTACTTCTGGAAGAGCGCCAAGTGGATCGCGGGCCTCAGGATCCTCGACCACGACGAGCCGGGCTTCTGGGAGCAGAACGGCTATCACGCACGCGGCAACCCCTGGGAAGAGCAGCGCTACTCCGGTGACTGA